The genomic interval CGTCTTCCACACCGGAAAATACACTAAATGCGGGGAATAGGGACCCCGTAGCGCCTCGACTTAAAGTGAAACTGAAGAGCGTGGGGCCGCTTGTACCGGTGAGGTCCAAGAGGGTCCAGTCGGAGGTGTGGGTCCAGCCTTTCGCACTGGCTGGGTTTCCTGGTTCCGCCCAACTCTTGGCGCCGACTGAGCCGGTATAGGTGGCGGAGTCGCTGCTACCCATGGCCACTTCCCACTCATAGGTCAGTCCGGATTGATGACCGGCCGGATTCGGAGTTACCGTCGAGGCGTGAGACGGTACTGCTCCGGCAAGCCACAGTCCTATCGCGGCGAGGGTCAAACAAGAAGACCGCTTTCTCATAATCAGTGACTTCATATAATCACTCCTTGCGTAGAGGTGATGGTTAAGCAACTGGTGAGGGAAGGTCCCTCCTGATAGGAGTTGGTACCAGATCAACCCCGACTGATCTACCGATCCATTCCTGTGCATGCTACAGACGTGATGAAATCATCTCGTCGAGATGACGAAGCGTTTCTTGCTGCGGTACGGTATGTGATCTACCAATTCGATATTCCTCAGTGCGCCCCGAAGACTCCTTCGAGGAATCCCGGAAGTGGTGGACCACCGGCTG from Nitrospira sp. carries:
- a CDS encoding VPLPA-CTERM sorting domain-containing protein produces the protein MKSLIMRKRSSCLTLAAIGLWLAGAVPSHASTVTPNPAGHQSGLTYEWEVAMGSSDSATYTGSVGAKSWAEPGNPASAKGWTHTSDWTLLDLTGTSGPTLFSFTLSRGATGSLFPAFSVFSGVEDVNADTANHTWNNLGNISWATNLSHIDHLANAGGPNGTNSGTGSDAVSWQWVLPPGLYTLNYGGNPSFALGQTGTHAFTATLTTSPVPVPAAIWLFGSGLIGLVELAKRRQSA